CCTACTGCTATCAGCGATCCGAATAAACCTATAAAGACCCCCTGAATGACGAAAGGAAGGGCCACGTAAAGCCTAGTAGCCCCAACTAGAAGCATAACGGAGATCTCCTGTTTTCTAGAGTAAACAGCTATTCTGATGGTATTGAAAAGCACCAAAGCGCTGACCACCACCGCCACCAGCAGCACCGCCAGAGCTATCTTCCCTGACGTACTGGAGACCTTGGCCAGCCGCTCCGCAAGGGCACCGGCGTAGACCACGTCGTCCACCGATCCATGGGACAGCAGCTCCCTCACTATAGAGGGCACGTCCTGGGCCCTATTGGAGCCTATCTCGACGGTCCAGGGGAGGGGGTTTTTCCCTAAAAGGGTCACCGCCTTCGCCTGATTTCCCAGTTTAGCCTTAAGCTTCAAAAGGGCCTCATCAGGGGATATCAGCCTTACCGACGAAACCCACGGGAGGCTTTTCATGGCTCCTGCAACCGCCTTGGCATCTCCCTCCTGATCT
The uncultured Dethiosulfovibrio sp. genome window above contains:
- a CDS encoding permease-like cell division protein FtsX, with amino-acid sequence MATFRYAFRDALRIMKAHWGVSFLTLLTASAVFFLVGGTALFSLNMNQVTSSIEGDLSIQAFIDQEGDAKAVAGAMKSLPWVSSVRLISPDEALLKLKAKLGNQAKAVTLLGKNPLPWTVEIGSNRAQDVPSIVRELLSHGSVDDVVYAGALAERLAKVSSTSGKIALAVLLVAVVVSALVLFNTIRIAVYSRKQEISVMLLVGATRLYVALPFVIQGVFIGLFGSLIAVGVIQVFYGDVIASLSSTMPLLQFIQEGEVLYRLYGILVGTGVIVGWICSWMAVSRFIAQALKPW